Proteins from a single region of Streptomyces glaucescens:
- a CDS encoding DUF4328 domain-containing protein, protein MDGAFSSGVSCSGPVNLRGRFHLSPVGGLFAMSAPGPFLDTRPALPASSPLASRGLLAAVVAGLGLAALTDLFSVVVGIRLRNAAQEGSGFFTADQQELEDAAELYEKAGMFQGTAYLACAIVFLCWFFRMRRTTGLMAPDQFRRGPGWAVGTWFIPLANLWMPYRIAMEMWMAATFLPHDGGQRQTRTWPVNTWWALFVLGTLLNRYAGTSYKNAETLQGLESAVRWYLIADLTSIAAAAAAAHFAVRLTALQRRKAVEGPYGHQASDAAPAGRIPA, encoded by the coding sequence ATGGACGGCGCCTTCTCCTCCGGCGTATCGTGCTCCGGCCCCGTGAATCTCCGCGGGCGGTTCCATCTGTCGCCCGTGGGGGGCCTCTTCGCCATGTCCGCACCCGGACCATTCCTTGACACTCGTCCAGCACTGCCCGCAAGCTCACCACTCGCGTCTCGCGGCCTGCTGGCCGCGGTCGTCGCAGGCCTCGGCCTCGCTGCCCTCACCGATCTCTTCAGCGTCGTCGTCGGCATCCGCCTGCGGAATGCGGCCCAAGAAGGCTCCGGCTTCTTCACGGCCGACCAGCAGGAGCTGGAGGACGCCGCCGAGCTGTACGAAAAGGCCGGCATGTTCCAGGGCACCGCCTATCTGGCGTGCGCGATCGTCTTCCTCTGCTGGTTCTTCCGGATGCGCCGTACCACCGGACTCATGGCACCCGACCAGTTCAGACGAGGACCCGGATGGGCTGTAGGAACCTGGTTCATTCCCCTGGCGAACCTTTGGATGCCCTATCGCATCGCCATGGAGATGTGGATGGCAGCCACCTTCCTGCCCCACGACGGCGGACAACGCCAAACACGAACGTGGCCGGTCAACACGTGGTGGGCCCTGTTCGTCCTCGGCACCCTGCTCAACCGGTACGCCGGGACCTCGTACAAGAACGCCGAAACACTGCAGGGACTCGAAAGCGCGGTGCGGTGGTATCTCATCGCGGACCTCACAAGCATCGCCGCCGCCGCTGCCGCCGCGCACTTCGCCGTCCGGCTGACCGCCCTGCAACGGCGCAAGGCAGTCGAAGGCCCGTACGGACACCAAGCCTCCGATGCGGCACCGGCCGGCCGCATCCCCGCCTGA
- a CDS encoding LamG domain-containing protein, translating into MPSGEPAEVNTWVTLTGVFDAAASADGGDGSAEDRHGQLQLYVGGAPQPTEGDASFTSPQQGSGELSWGARPAVGSATNHLLGGVQSLRIWAGAMTADQVSSQVLDPVSG; encoded by the coding sequence GTGCCTTCCGGCGAGCCGGCAGAAGTCAACACCTGGGTGACGCTCACCGGGGTCTTCGACGCGGCAGCGAGCGCCGACGGTGGCGATGGCAGCGCCGAGGACCGTCACGGCCAGCTCCAGCTGTATGTCGGAGGGGCCCCGCAGCCGACCGAGGGGGACGCCTCCTTCACCAGCCCCCAGCAGGGCAGCGGTGAGCTGAGCTGGGGCGCCCGACCCGCGGTCGGCAGTGCGACCAACCACCTTCTCGGCGGTGTGCAGAGTTTGCGTATCTGGGCTGGCGCTATGACTGCCGACCAGGTCAGCTCACAAGTCTTGGACCCGGTCAGCGGCTGA